A stretch of DNA from Oscillatoria sp. FACHB-1406:
CAGCCGATCGCAGAACGGAAAGGCTGTACCCTCGCCCAACTCGCCCTTGCATGGCTTATCACCCAACCCCAAGCTAACGCGATCGTGGGCGCAAGGAATGCCGAACAAGCCCTCGCTAATGTTAAAGCGGCTGAAGTTGAACTATCCGCCGAAGAGTTGCAAGCAATCGACGCGATCGGGCGTACTGTCACCGATTCCCTCGATAGCAATCCCGTCATGTGGGAATTTTAATTAATTCGTAGTTCGTAATTCGTAGTTCGTAGTTCGTAATTCGTAGTTCGTAATTCGTAGTTCGTAGTTCGTAGTTCGTAATTCGTAGTTCGTAATTCGTAGTTCGTAGTTCGTAGTTCGTAATTCGTAATTCGTAATTCGTAATTCGTAGTTCGTAGTTCGTAATTCATCACTCATCATTCATAATTCCCCCATTCATCATTCATCACTCATAATTCATAATTCACAATGTTTGCCTCTTCTTCTCAGTCGTCTGCCTTAGCTATCCATGCAACCGGCGCGCAACTCGGACTCGCGATCGCCGATTTTGGTGGTGCTACCCGCAGTCAAACCTGGGATTTGGGGCGAGACCTTTCCCAACAACTGCATACACATTTAATTGAATTTGTCAAACCAAAAACTTGGCACGATTTCAAATTTATTGCCGTTGCCAAAGGCCCCGGTAGCTTCACCAGCACGCGCATTGGTGTCGTTGCCGCGCGCACCCTCGCCCAACAACTCGAAATTCCCCTCTTCGCAATTTCTAACCTCGCCGCCGTTGCTGAGTTGAACTCGTCCGATGTTTCCACTCCCCTTGCCGTACAACTTCCCGCCCGTCGCGAACAAATTTTTGTTGGAATTTATCAAAAAGAAAAAGAGCGCTTAAAAACGCTTTTACCCGATACTGCAACTAAGCTCGATACTTGGCAAGAAAAGTTGAACGCTTTAGGAGAATATCGCCTCATTGAAGCGTCAGAAGACTTAGGCGATACTGTTACTAGCATCCTTGATTTAGCACTACGGGATTGGGAAGCTGGTTTGCGCCCTCATTGGTCGGAAGCTATACCGTTTTACGGTCAACATCCGGTTAATAATTGATAATGGGAAATGGATAATTGATAACGGGGATTAGGTAGGGTGGGCAGCGCCCACCAGTCAAGGCTTTCGTGTGTTTAGAAATGTACATTCACATTTCAAGTAACGCTAGACTTTTGAATGCCTAGAAAGGGGATGAGAGACTACGAATTACAAGTTATACCAGTTGAATATGACGTTGCACAGAATTGACTTCCCTCAATCTTTGGCTAAGATAATGGTGCGTTACGCTTCGCTAACACACCCTACTTTTGATTGTATGCAGTTTCACAATCAATTTAGTATTAAGAGCGAGCCGATCGCTAAACCCAGCAAAAAGCAATGGCGCGTTAACTTCAATGCGTCCTTAATAACTTGAGGGGAAATGGCGCGATCGCGGTTTCCTAAAAGTGGCTTATCCTTCACCACGCCCCCATAAACATTCCTGCCGCCCAATTGTACGCCCAAAGCAGCAGCATAAGCGCACTCACTCCAACCGGAATTCGGGCTGGG
This window harbors:
- the tsaB gene encoding tRNA (adenosine(37)-N6)-threonylcarbamoyltransferase complex dimerization subunit type 1 TsaB: MFASSSQSSALAIHATGAQLGLAIADFGGATRSQTWDLGRDLSQQLHTHLIEFVKPKTWHDFKFIAVAKGPGSFTSTRIGVVAARTLAQQLEIPLFAISNLAAVAELNSSDVSTPLAVQLPARREQIFVGIYQKEKERLKTLLPDTATKLDTWQEKLNALGEYRLIEASEDLGDTVTSILDLALRDWEAGLRPHWSEAIPFYGQHPVNN